From Malaciobacter mytili LMG 24559:
TTTTATACCCTAGTTTTGAAACTGTATTTTTAAAATTTTCTAAAAATGATTCAAAATTATCTTCATACTTTTCCACTAGCTTATTCCTTTTGTTGCAATTATTACTATACTAATTATCAAAGCTAGGGTATAAGGTATCCATAAATTTTTATGAATTTTCACATTGTGTTTATATAAAAAACCTTCACTTTGGCATTTTCTTTTCATTTTAAACCTTAATAATTAGTATCATTAGTATAATATTACACTATCCTTTCTTAACCATTTATTAATGATAATAATTATCGTTTTAATATACAATTAAGTTTATTTTATATAAGATTTCTAAATTATTTAAGGAGCAACTATGTTTAATATTAGTTTATCTTTAGTGGGGCAAGTTGCAAAAACTGCTGCTTTTGGTGCAATTGCAACTAAGGTTATTGATACTTTTATACTTTCAAAAGTAAATAATAAAATAGATCAAAAAAGATGGCTTAGACAATCTAAACTTGAAGCCTTTACAAAACTATCTCAAGAGATTTTATCAATTGATTTAAATAATCCTAAAGAAGAGTCATTAAGAAGTATTAAAGAGTATAGTGCAAAAACTATTTTATTACTTGAAGATAGAGTTTTAATTAATACAATTGAAGATTATTTAACTTATTTAGTAAATTTAAATAAAACTTGCCATGATAGCAGTAAAAATATGTTAAGTGTTGTAGATAAAAAAGGAATTAATTTAGTTATGGCTTTAAATAAAAATTTGAAAAAAGTATAACTACTTTAATTCAAATTTTGCTTCGTAAGCTTTATCTTGATCTATAACTTTAAAAGTCCAAATACCTTTTTTTCTTCCATCAATATATCTAAAATCATAAACTGAACCATGACCTGCTGGTATAAGCATCTCTCTACTTCTTGAAAGTTCATTTTCAGGATCAATCCACTGTATTGTTACTTTTTTTTCAAAATCAACTCTATCTTGTACATATTTACAAATTATTGAATTTTCATCTTCTAATATAACACAATCTACACTTTCCACTTCTACTTGTTCACTAGCAAATAGTGAAAATAAACTAAAAACAATTAAAAAAACTATTTTCTTCATAACTATTCCTTCTCTTCTTCAACACCCATTTTTTTAATTAGATAATATTTTATAGGTGCGTAAAATGTTGTCATTGTAACAATAGCAATTATTAATTGAACAATTTTAAATAAAGAATGTTCTTCTTCAAAAAACATTAATGTAAAATAATGACTTGCTAAAAGTGCAATAACAGCTGTAATTGCAATTGCAATAACTGAAACCATATTATAACTCATATTTTTCCCAAATTGTGTCTTCTTCTAAAGAAGGCCTATTTTTAAGTACTTCAAAGGGTTGATAAGAAACCTTATAACCCATTGAAAAATGATCTTTTATCCAATATCCCAAATAAATATATGGAATTTTTAACTCTTTAGCAATTTTTATTTGTGCTAAAATTGAAAATTTACCAATTGATAAATCTTGATAATCATGGTCATAAAAACAATAAATTGCAGAGATAGATTTTGGCAATATATCTACAAGTGCAACTGCTATTAGCTTATCATTTCTAAAATATAAAAACTCTTTTGCATACTTTTCTTTTCCTTGAACATATGAACGAATATATTCATCAGGAGTTATTTGATGATAAGGCCAATCTTTCTTATCACTCATAAACTTATGATATTTATCATAAAGTTGCAAATGGTCCATACTAATACTTGGAGGTTGAATAAAAAGTTTTGTATTTTTATTTTTAGCAATTACTCTTTTTTCAGATTTAGAAAAGTTATAATTTAGTGCATCTATTCTCATACTTACACACTTTGTACAATTTGCACACTCAGGTACAAAGTGCATTTTACCAAATCTTCTCCAACCATGCTCTAACATATTTTGATAATCTTCAATGCCACATTTATTTATATATCTATATCGCATATCTGATATTTCATTGCTAAAGTAAGAACATTCCCTATTCTCTTCTACAAACTCTAAGTCTTCATTTATAATTTGCATATTTATTCGTTAATTTTCCCTTTAATCTCTTTTGCAATTAAACAAATTTTATTTATTTTTTCATTGTATGATAAGGAATCATCAATTAAATATTTAACAAAAGCACTTCCTACAATTACTCCATCAACACCAATAGCTTTCTCTTTACAAGTTTTTTCATCCACTCCAAAACCTATGTATAAAGGTGTTTTAGTATTTTCTTTTACTGTTTTTATAATTTCAGTTAAATCTTCACTTTTCCCACTTCCTGTAATACCTGCATATGCCACCATATAAATAAATTTTTTTGCATCTTTTACAATTTGTGCAATTCTTTCTTTTGTATGAGTAGGTGCTACAAAAGCAATAAGTGCTTGTTCATATTTGGCAGCTAACTTTTGATAAGCTAAAGCCTCTTCAAAAGGTAAATCAGGAATAATCTCTCCACTTATTCCAAACTCTTTAGCCTTTTGCATAAAATTTTCCATTCCATAATGATAAAAAGGATTTAAATATCCCATCCATAAAGTATCTATATTTGGTGCAATTTTTGATGATACTTCAAATAAATCTTTTAATTTAAATCCTTTTTGTAAAGCTAATAAATTTGCCTTTTCAATTACTGGTCCATCAGCAACTGGATCTGAAAAAGGAATACCCAATTCTAATATATCTACACCTGCTTCTTTCATATTAAGTGCTAAATCTACTGTAAAACTGTTTTCAGGATAGCTAGCTGTAATATACCCTACAAGTTTTTTCAAAATAAAATCCTATATTTAATTAATTTGGCTATAATAGTACCATAATATAACAAGGTTATAGATTAATACTACTAAAATTTAATTTAAGGAACTATTACTATGAGTATTATTAAAAATGATTTTCAAGAGAAGTTGGCTTCTAATGATATTACAAACTTTGAAAAGATGAATATAACTAAAATTAAAAAAGCAAAAAATATAAAAAAACTTACAATGATTACTGCTTATGATGCACTTTTTGCTAAATTATTTGAAAAAATTGCAGATATGATATTAGTAGGAGATAGTTTAAATATGAGTTTTG
This genomic window contains:
- a CDS encoding arginyltransferase is translated as MQIINEDLEFVEENRECSYFSNEISDMRYRYINKCGIEDYQNMLEHGWRRFGKMHFVPECANCTKCVSMRIDALNYNFSKSEKRVIAKNKNTKLFIQPPSISMDHLQLYDKYHKFMSDKKDWPYHQITPDEYIRSYVQGKEKYAKEFLYFRNDKLIAVALVDILPKSISAIYCFYDHDYQDLSIGKFSILAQIKIAKELKIPYIYLGYWIKDHFSMGYKVSYQPFEVLKNRPSLEEDTIWEKYEL
- the trpA gene encoding tryptophan synthase subunit alpha — its product is MKKLVGYITASYPENSFTVDLALNMKEAGVDILELGIPFSDPVADGPVIEKANLLALQKGFKLKDLFEVSSKIAPNIDTLWMGYLNPFYHYGMENFMQKAKEFGISGEIIPDLPFEEALAYQKLAAKYEQALIAFVAPTHTKERIAQIVKDAKKFIYMVAYAGITGSGKSEDLTEIIKTVKENTKTPLYIGFGVDEKTCKEKAIGVDGVIVGSAFVKYLIDDSLSYNEKINKICLIAKEIKGKINE